GCCAGCCGCTGCAGTCATCGGGGGTAAAAATTTGTAACCCGGTTGGGAATAAATCCTGGCTGGCCGCGTTGTCACTTGCAACAGACTTTCTATGGCGTCCTCTGATCCACGTGCCGAGCTCATTAGCCTGCTGCCGCGCTTGCGCCGCTTCGCCTATGGGCTGACCGGCGACGGGCACCAGGCCGACGATCTGGTGCAGGCCGGCTGCCTGAAAGCGATCGAGCGCTGGAGCCAGTACCAGGGCGGCACCAGTCTGGCCAGTTGGCTGTTTCGCATTCTGCAAACCACTTGGCTCGACGAGTACCGCACGCGCCAGCGCCAGCAGACCGATTCGTGGGACGAGGGTTTTGAGGAGTTGATGGGTGACGATGGCACCTCGCTGCTAGAGGCGCGCAGCGAGGCCCGCGCCGTGCGCCGGCTGGTGGCCGAACTGCCCGAGGATCAGCGCGCGGTGCTGATGCTGGTGGCGGTCGAGGGCTTGTCGTACAAAGAGGCGGCCGAGGTGTTGGAGCTGCCCTTGGGCACGGTGATGAGCCGCTTGGCGCGGGCCAGGGCCCGTCTGGCCGAGGGTTTGGGCGCTAAAGGGCGCTAAAGGGCGCTAAAAAGCGCAAAAAGGCGTTAGAAGGACGGAGAAAGATGACGATCGACACCATGACGCTGCTGGCCTATCTGGACGGTCAGCTCGAACAAGAGGCCGACTACGAGCGCGTCGAGCAGGCGCTGCAGCAGGATGCGGGCTTGCGCGAGCGCCTGCAAGCGCTGGTGCAGCAGAGCGCCACCATCCGCTCGGCCTTTCGCGCCAAGCTCGAAGAGCCGGTGCCGCCGCAGTTGGTGGCGGCGATCCTGAACGCGCCTTGGCCGCAAGTGCAAGCGGTGGGGCAGCGTTCCAAGCCGCAGTTGGCCGTGGATGCGGCTGCACAGCCCGCCGTTGACCCGGCGCCGCCCAGCCCGTGGCGGCGTCTGTGGCGGCACTGGGTGGGCGCGCTGCTGGGCGGGCCAAGCGGCAGCGGCAACCAAGGGGGTGCGCGATCCGGTGCCGGGGGTGCGGCAGCAGGAGGTGGCGCCAGTGCCGGCGCTGGCCGGGGCGCGGGTTTGGTGGCTTGGGCGCCGGGCCGGCTCTTGCAGGGCGTGGCGCTGGCCTCGCTGGTCTGGGTGGTGCTGCTGCTGTGGGTCTGGCCGCAGGCTGTGCCCACGGCCCCGCGCCCGCACTGGGCCCAGAGCGGCGCGCCAGTGCACGATGAGCGCGTGCTGACGGCGCTGCAGGCGGTGGCCAGCGCGCAGGTGGTGCGCATCGGCGCCGACACGCTCGAGGTGCTGGGCAGCTTCGAGCGCGCCCCGGGGCAGCATTGCCGCGAAGTGCAGGAGCTTCGCCAAAGCGCTGGCGCACAGACGCAGACGCAAACGCTGGCGGTGCTGTGCCAGACCCCGGACAGCGGTTGGGCGGTGGCATTTGCCGCCAGCGAAACCGTGCCTGTGGGTGCGTTCGAGACCGCCAGCGGGGCCCAGCAAGCGGCTTTGCAGGCGTTTTACGAGGGCTTGGGCACGGTGCAGTTTTTGTCGGCTGACGAAGAAAACGCGCGCCTGACGGCGGGCTGGCAGGGGCCGGCGCCGCGCCCCTGAGCCGGTGGCGCGAAACCGCCGCCGCGCTGCGCCAACCCGACTTCGCGCCAACCCGCCTCCGCGTTAACCCGACGCCGCCGCGCGTTGCAGCCGGTCGCGCACGCCGTCCCAGGCTGGGTCGTCCGGCGGGGTTTCGACCCAGATCAGCCGCGTGCCAGGGCGGTCGAGCGCGCGCAGCACCGCAAACAGCTCGTGCGCGCAGGCGCTGGCCTGCTGCGGCATGCGCTCTTGCAGCACGTGGGCGCTGGCACAGCGCAGCGGGCTGCGGCTGTAAATCGCCAGGTGGCGTGCGTCGGGGCCGAGCAGGTCGAGCGCGGTCTGCAGCTCGGGCGCGGGCAGCAGGCGCAACCGGGCCCGCGGCGCGTAGTGCGCGCTCAAGGTGCCCGAGGCGCGTGGGGCTGCGGCATCGCGCGCGGCCAGTGGCTGGCCGGCAGCGGCTTCGAGGGTGCTCAAGGGCAGCACGCCGGGGCGCAGTAGCACCGGCTGGCTGCGGCTGCAGTCGATGATGGTCGATTCGATCCCCACCTGGCAGGGGCCGGCATCCAAAATCAGCAGATCGTCGTCGCTAAGCAGGCCGGCAAACTCGGCCGCCACATGCTCGGCGCGGGTCGGGCTCAAACGCCCAAAGCGGTTCGCGCTCGGGGCCGCCAAGCCCCGGATGCCCACTTGCAGGGCGGCTTGCAACACCGCTTGCGCCACCGGGTGCGCCGGGCAGCGCAGTCCGATGCTGCCTTGGCCACCGGCGGCGGCGCTGGCCACACCAGGGCGGCGCGGTAGGATCAGCGTCAGCGGCCCGGGCCAGCAAGCGGCCATCAGGCGCAGGGCAAAGTCAGGGCAGGCGCGGGTGTAATGCGCCAGCGCCGGCTGCCAGTGCGCGGGCTGGCTGCCGCCCACATGCACGATCAAGGGATGGTCGGCCGGCCGGCCCTTGGCGGCATAGATGCGCGCCACCGCCTCGGGCGCATCGGCATCGGTCGCCAAGCCATAGACGGTCTCGGTGGGCAGGGCGAGCAGGCGGCCGGCCTGCAACTGGGCGCAGGCGCGCTGCAGCACGGGCTCTGGCGCGCCAGCCGTTGCGCCGGCAAGGGCGCGCGCGTCCAGCGTCAGGGCCACGGCGCGAGGCCCAGAATGGCTGCTGCGGCCAACGCCGTTGCGCGCACCTGCTGCGCGCTGCTGCCGGTGAGCGTGAGGTGCCCCATCTTGCGGCCGGGGCGCGCCTCGAGCTTGCCGTACAGGTGCAGGTGCGCACCGGGCAAAGCCAGCACGGCGGCCCAGTCCGGGCTGCGCGCTTGGCCTTGGGCGTCAAACCACAGTTCGCCCAGCAGGTTGAGCATGAGCGCCGGGCTGTGCTGGCGCGGCGCCACCAGCGGCAGGCCGGCCAGGGTGCGCACCTGCAGCTCGAATTGCGACACGTCGCAGGCGTCGAGCGTGTAGTGGCCGCTGTTGTGCGGGCGCGGGGCCATCTCGTTGAGCACCAGCGCGCCCTCGGCGCTGCCGTCGTCGATGACAAAAAATTCAACGCACAGCACGCCCACGTAGCCCAGCTGCGCGGCGATCAGGGCGCTGGCCGACACGGCGCGCGCGGCCAGCCCGGCGGGCAGGCTGCCGGGGCAGGCCTCGGTGAGCGCCAAAATGCCGTTGCGGTGCAGGTTGCGCTGCGGCGGGTAGTGCACCACCTGGCCGTCGCGGCCGCGCGCCACCAGCACCGACAGCTCGGCTTTGAGCGGCAGCAGGCGCTCGAGCACGCACGGCACGCCGCCCAGGCGCTGCCATGCGGCCCGCAGCTCGGCGCCGGTGTGCACGCGCTGCTGGCCTTTGCCATCGTAGCCCAGGCGCGCGGTTTTGAGGATGCCGGGCAGCAGCGCCGTGGGGGCGGCCTGCAGCTGGGCCTCGGTCTCGATGACCGCGTAAGGCGCCGGGCCTACGCCGGCTTGCTGGGCGCAGGCGCTGAAATGGGCTTTTTCGGCAATGCGGTCTTGTGCCAGCGCCACTGCGGCGGCGGATGGCGCCACCGCGCGCCGCTGCGCCAGCCAGCGCAGGGCCTCGGCCGGCACGTTCTCGAACTCGGTGGTGATGGCGTCGCAGCGCTGCGCCAGCTGCTCGAGGCCCAGCAGGTCGGCGTAATCGGCTTGGATGTGCTGCGGGCAGGCTTGGGCGGCCGGGCTGTGGTCTTCGGGCTCCAGCACCGCGCAGGCGTAGCCCAGCTTTTGGGCCGCCTGCACGAACATGCGCCCGAGCTGGCCCCCGCCCAGCACGCCCAAGGTGCAGGGCTGGCCGCTGGGGCTTAGGCTGCCGGGAAGCAGCTGCGGTGGCAATGGTTGGGGCGGCTGGAGTGCGGGCTGGAGCAGGGGCTGGGCGCAGCCGCGCTCTGCGCTGCCCACGCCAACGGCGGCAGGTGCGCTGGCCGGGCTGGCCGGGCTGGCCGGGCTGTTCGCGCTGTTCAAGCTGGCCGGGTTGTTCATGGGCTGGACTGCGGCGGCAGCGTCATGGCGCGCGCGGCCTCGGTCTGCGCGGCGCGGAAGGCTTGCAGGCGCTGCAGCAGCGCCGGGTCGTGCAGGGCCAGCATGGCGACGGCAAACAGCGCCGCGTTGGCGGCCCCGGCGGCGCCGATGGCAAAGGTGGCCACCGGAATGCCTTTGGGCATCTGCACGATGCTGTGCAGCGAATCCACGCCCCCCAGCGCCTTGCCCGCCACCGGCACGCCGAGCACCGGCAGCGTGGTTTTGGCTGCCAACATGCCCGGCAGGTGCGCCGCGCCACCGGCGCCGGCGATGATCGCCTGCAGCCCGCGCCCGGCCGCGCTTTCGGCGTAGGCAAACATGTCGTCGGGCATGCGGTGCGCCGACAGCACGCGCGCCTCGTGCGCCACGCCCAGCTGCTGCAAAATCTCGACGGCGTGGCGCATCGTCTCCCAGTCGGAACTGGAGCCCATGACCACGCCGATCTGCACGGTTGCGTTCATAAAATAGTCGATCGAAGCTGCGGGCTTCAACCGAGATTGTCCATTGGACGCACCAGCGGTGCGGCGTTGAAAGGGGCCGGCGCAGCCCGCTGAAGGGCGCATCCGGTGCAAGCGCTTGATTTTAAGGCGTGGCCGTGCCGCCACCGCTTTGGGCGACAATGTCAGCTGCCGGGCTTTGCCGTGCCCCCTTTCTTTTTCCAACCCCTTTGTCCCGCGGTACACCGCCACCAGCCATGATCGACGTCACCCTTGCCAATTTCGAGTCCGAAGTCATCGCCGCATCTGCGCAGGTGCCGGTGCTGGTGGATTTTTGGGCCCCTTGGTGTGGGCCCTGCCGCACCCTCGGCCCGCTGCTGGAAAAGCTCGAGGCCGCCTACCAAGGCCGCTTCAAACTGGTGAAAATCGACTCCGACCAACAGCAGCAACTGGCGGCGGCCTTTGGCATCCGCAGCATCCCCACCTGCGTGCTGCTGATCGACGGCCAGCCGGTCGATGGCTTCACCGGGGCGCTGCCCGAGAGCCAGCTGCGCGCCTTCCTCGACAAGCACCTGCCCGAACTCGACAGCGCGCCGCCAGACGAAGCACCCGAGCCCACCGACCTGAACGCCGAAGAACAGCTGGCGCGGCTGCTGCAACGCCTGCAACAGGAGCCGGGCAACCACGATCTGCGCTTCGATTGCGTGCGCCACCTGATCGCCCATGGGCAGTTTGAGCAAGCTGAGCTGGCGCTGGCCCCTGCGCTGGCGCAGATTCCGCTGCAACTGCGCTTCGAGGCGTTGTCGCATTGGCTCAATGCGCTGCTGTTTTGCAGCACCGACGAGCGCGGCCAGTGGCCGCTGGAGCGCTTCGACGAACTGATCGCGCACGACAAGCGCGATTTCGAAACCCGCATGGCCAAGAGCCGGCTGCTGATCGCCTTGGGCGAATGGCCGGCGGCGCTCGACGAGCTGCTCGAGATCATCCAGCGCGACCGCCGCTGGGCCAACGAGCTGGCGCGCAAGACCTACATCGGGCTGCTGGAGCTGATGACGCCACCCGCACCCAAACCCGACCCGGCGCAAGCGGGCAAGAGCGCCGGCGGCATCGAGCTCTCCGGCAAGGCGCTGCAAGCCACCGACCCGCAAAGCGAGCTGGTGGCGCGCTACCGCCGCCGCCTGAGCATGGCGCTCAACTAATCAAGCCGCTTCGTGCACCCGCAGCTCGACCTGCAGCCCGGCCGCTGTG
This sequence is a window from Serpentinimonas maccroryi. Protein-coding genes within it:
- a CDS encoding anti-sigma factor family protein translates to MTIDTMTLLAYLDGQLEQEADYERVEQALQQDAGLRERLQALVQQSATIRSAFRAKLEEPVPPQLVAAILNAPWPQVQAVGQRSKPQLAVDAAAQPAVDPAPPSPWRRLWRHWVGALLGGPSGSGNQGGARSGAGGAAAGGGASAGAGRGAGLVAWAPGRLLQGVALASLVWVVLLLWVWPQAVPTAPRPHWAQSGAPVHDERVLTALQAVASAQVVRIGADTLEVLGSFERAPGQHCREVQELRQSAGAQTQTQTLAVLCQTPDSGWAVAFAASETVPVGAFETASGAQQAALQAFYEGLGTVQFLSADEENARLTAGWQGPAPRP
- a CDS encoding L-threonylcarbamoyladenylate synthase, with amino-acid sequence MTLDARALAGATAGAPEPVLQRACAQLQAGRLLALPTETVYGLATDADAPEAVARIYAAKGRPADHPLIVHVGGSQPAHWQPALAHYTRACPDFALRLMAACWPGPLTLILPRRPGVASAAAGGQGSIGLRCPAHPVAQAVLQAALQVGIRGLAAPSANRFGRLSPTRAEHVAAEFAGLLSDDDLLILDAGPCQVGIESTIIDCSRSQPVLLRPGVLPLSTLEAAAGQPLAARDAAAPRASGTLSAHYAPRARLRLLPAPELQTALDLLGPDARHLAIYSRSPLRCASAHVLQERMPQQASACAHELFAVLRALDRPGTRLIWVETPPDDPAWDGVRDRLQRAAASG
- a CDS encoding RNA polymerase sigma factor codes for the protein MASSDPRAELISLLPRLRRFAYGLTGDGHQADDLVQAGCLKAIERWSQYQGGTSLASWLFRILQTTWLDEYRTRQRQQTDSWDEGFEELMGDDGTSLLEARSEARAVRRLVAELPEDQRAVLMLVAVEGLSYKEAAEVLELPLGTVMSRLARARARLAEGLGAKGR
- a CDS encoding 5-(carboxyamino)imidazole ribonucleotide synthase, with amino-acid sequence MNNPASLNSANSPASPASPASAPAAVGVGSAERGCAQPLLQPALQPPQPLPPQLLPGSLSPSGQPCTLGVLGGGQLGRMFVQAAQKLGYACAVLEPEDHSPAAQACPQHIQADYADLLGLEQLAQRCDAITTEFENVPAEALRWLAQRRAVAPSAAAVALAQDRIAEKAHFSACAQQAGVGPAPYAVIETEAQLQAAPTALLPGILKTARLGYDGKGQQRVHTGAELRAAWQRLGGVPCVLERLLPLKAELSVLVARGRDGQVVHYPPQRNLHRNGILALTEACPGSLPAGLAARAVSASALIAAQLGYVGVLCVEFFVIDDGSAEGALVLNEMAPRPHNSGHYTLDACDVSQFELQVRTLAGLPLVAPRQHSPALMLNLLGELWFDAQGQARSPDWAAVLALPGAHLHLYGKLEARPGRKMGHLTLTGSSAQQVRATALAAAAILGLAPWP
- the trxA gene encoding thioredoxin gives rise to the protein MIDVTLANFESEVIAASAQVPVLVDFWAPWCGPCRTLGPLLEKLEAAYQGRFKLVKIDSDQQQQLAAAFGIRSIPTCVLLIDGQPVDGFTGALPESQLRAFLDKHLPELDSAPPDEAPEPTDLNAEEQLARLLQRLQQEPGNHDLRFDCVRHLIAHGQFEQAELALAPALAQIPLQLRFEALSHWLNALLFCSTDERGQWPLERFDELIAHDKRDFETRMAKSRLLIALGEWPAALDELLEIIQRDRRWANELARKTYIGLLELMTPPAPKPDPAQAGKSAGGIELSGKALQATDPQSELVARYRRRLSMALN
- the purE gene encoding 5-(carboxyamino)imidazole ribonucleotide mutase, producing the protein MNATVQIGVVMGSSSDWETMRHAVEILQQLGVAHEARVLSAHRMPDDMFAYAESAAGRGLQAIIAGAGGAAHLPGMLAAKTTLPVLGVPVAGKALGGVDSLHSIVQMPKGIPVATFAIGAAGAANAALFAVAMLALHDPALLQRLQAFRAAQTEAARAMTLPPQSSP